The DNA region ATGTTGATGTAAATGTATTGGCGCCGGAAGCCATAAACGCCATCAAATCGAAACTTAATACCGATAACGATTATTATGCTTTGCAGGTGTTGCACCAGCACGAGTATTTGGGATTTTTTACCCAGCAGGAGCAAAATGAGATTGAGGAAATTGAGCAGGCGCATCACTTCGAATCGTCGAAAATTCAGGCTGCAGAAACAATTGCCCGGTACAAGCATTTAGGCTCCGTACTATCGGGCGTGGTTACAGAAACCAAAACCACCGAAAAGTTTGCCACCAACAATAAGCTCGATGCCATTTTAACCCATAAGGTATGGGGCTTCGCCATTTTTTTATTTATTCTTTTTAATATCTTCAACGCCATTTTTGCCTGGTCTACCTATCCAATGGCGTGGATTGAGAGCGGATTTAGCTTCGTAACTGAAGTTGGCCACAACTACTTGCCGCAAGGCATGCTTACCGATTTAGTGCTCGATGGCGTTATTGCCGGCCTGGGTGGCATCTTCATATTTATTCCTCAAATTGCGATCCTTTTTGCCTTTATCTCCGTTTTGGAAGATACTGGCTACATGGCCCGCGTTACGTTTATGATGGATAAGATTATGAGCAAAGTAGGCTTAAACGGAAAATCGGTTGTACCTATGATTGGTGGCCTGGCCTGTGCCGTACCATCAATTATGGCCGCCAGAAACATCGAAAACTGGAAAGACCGGATTATTACCATTATGGTTACCCCTTTAATAAGTTGCTCGGCAAGGTTACCGGTTTATATATTGATTATTTCATTAATTATTCCCTCGCAAAAGGTATTGGGGATTTTTAATTTGCAGGGCCTTGCTTTAATGGTGATGTACCTTGTTGGTATAATAGCCGCTGTACTTGTTGCCCTGGTGATGAAGTTTATTATTAAAACCAAAGAGCGGGCTTATTTTATTATGGAACTGCCCATTTACCGCATGCCAAGGTGGAAAAATGTGCTTTTTACGATGTACGAAAAATCGAAAACCTTTGTTTTTGAGGCTGGTAAGGTAATCATCGCCATTTCCATTATATTGTGGGTGATGGCTTCGTTTGGGCCTGGCAACCGTTTCGAGAATATTGAAAAGAAGTATGCGCCGGCATTGGCAGATACCACAAAACCCACCACACATATAGAAACGCTAATGGCTTCTGAGAAGCTCGAAAACTCGTACGTTGGCATTTTAGGGCATTGGATTGAGCCTGCCATCCGTCCGTTGGGTTACGATTGGAAAATTGGCATTGGCTTAATCACCTCATTTGCGGCCCGCGAAGCATTTGTTGGCACCATGGCCACCATTTATAGCGTAGATGGGGGCGACGAAGATACATCGACCATTAGAGAGCGCATGGCCTCATCGGTAAACAACCAAACCGGCTTGCCAGTTTACTCATTTGCTACAGGCATTTCGTTAATGTTGTTTTATGCCTTTGCAATGCAATGCATGAGCACCGTGGCCATTGTTTACCGCGAAACAAAAGGTTGGAAATGGCCCATTATTCAATTGGTTTACATGACGGCGATGGCTTA from Pedobacter endophyticus includes:
- the feoB gene encoding ferrous iron transport protein B, with protein sequence MDIKVALVGNPNTGKSTLFNRLTGLNQKIGNFPGITVDKKTGFMKLPDGKEAEVIDLPGTYSLYPKSNDESIVFQVLADKTNSSFPDVIVLIADASNLKRNLLLFSQVADLGIPMILVLNMIDLSEKQGTKINLIELAQRLGVQVVSISARNNIGIDKLKQAITNMNKVATQLQDVDVNVLAPEAINAIKSKLNTDNDYYALQVLHQHEYLGFFTQQEQNEIEEIEQAHHFESSKIQAAETIARYKHLGSVLSGVVTETKTTEKFATNNKLDAILTHKVWGFAIFLFILFNIFNAIFAWSTYPMAWIESGFSFVTEVGHNYLPQGMLTDLVLDGVIAGLGGIFIFIPQIAILFAFISVLEDTGYMARVTFMMDKIMSKVGLNGKSVVPMIGGLACAVPSIMAARNIENWKDRIITIMVTPLISCSARLPVYILIISLIIPSQKVLGIFNLQGLALMVMYLVGIIAAVLVALVMKFIIKTKERAYFIMELPIYRMPRWKNVLFTMYEKSKTFVFEAGKVIIAISIILWVMASFGPGNRFENIEKKYAPALADTTKPTTHIETLMASEKLENSYVGILGHWIEPAIRPLGYDWKIGIGLITSFAAREAFVGTMATIYSVDGGDEDTSTIRERMASSVNNQTGLPVYSFATGISLMLFYAFAMQCMSTVAIVYRETKGWKWPIIQLVYMTAMAYVAALIAYQLLK